A stretch of Gallus gallus isolate bGalGal1 chromosome 2, bGalGal1.mat.broiler.GRCg7b, whole genome shotgun sequence DNA encodes these proteins:
- the NELL3 gene encoding uncharacterized protein NELL3: MLTKPQECCTLPFPCSPRCGQPHRPRRGAEPRGRTRTFPQARPEMPGRRLWWARCWFGVCLSLLGAGGGGEPCRAPSCGGEAPPAPCRGARCGPRAGRPARSFPHTATPLRPPQGKAPPAGPHPAARGSAAEPCPAGGCAANGTRRDCHGLECRLPPRLRPRPRGPGCSAAAEGCPEPALLRAADRAAQFAGDDFAYAGPELGGGALGVQLTCDVKPGENEVPSEDALILQLHLAKGHEKFTEMLKSQQQIIVDLQQKLAEQQHVLVSQQREILEQQRKMYEQMDLIKVQYGMLFDTVKQMSFQSLQEDIQNYFESHLQGLQNQDRDECTESPSICGERIKCLNTPGGFRCLGIAEKDAALGLCGEEYFFNKEMQECQACLKCEDGMVAMPCSTVSDTVCSATSESKLSESWAANIILPSVKSGISQVYSGLNLKIREKLHCDILSIEDHSLIFRQHGLLWTDLNFAVKHNCRNFFQLSLKLNGSEEGYELSGVRIEQPEGKYFQSTSLSSAAEVEPSQTLSVFLRSPNQFCNQSKDLHIYDLNSPLSLFWLSHDTGAVAISAHMSTAMHYQTNYRPTFKIVSVSDPYMLSLSHDGRAIKFTETGVVKFVLHQALYSMGHTCVREGFSLISYINRNGTNRELMNVFKSGVNYRDTSISASGATKVAAGDLISFEILSPAQCNVRYFGDSSGISMFSLIWIPSAVSSAISATVSVTGLPTGAVRNKLLDFTQISANEKQIQLVSSGQLAQKYFIFTEKGVASLAFNLKLIHSCSVLKVTLNQLTMDHMQPTIIAQQIGGQMPEGSIWTSVTLRASFEVHNGTLISVSLDCVRGRINQITHEHGTSISILWISS, encoded by the exons ATGCTAACGAAGCCCCAGGAATGTTGCACATTGCCATTCCCCTGCAGTCCCCGCTGCGGGCAGCCGCACCGGCCCCGCCGAGGAGCCGAGCCCCGAGGCCGCACTCGCACCTTCCCTCAG GCGCGGCCGGAGATGCCGGGCAGACGGCTGTGGTGGGCGCGCTGCTGGTTCGGCGTCTGCCTCTCGCTGCTGGGCGCTGGGGGCGGCGGCGAGCCGTGCCGGGCCCCCTCCTGCGGCGGCGAGGCTCCCCCTGCGCCGTGCCGCGGAGCCCGCTGCGGCCCCAGGGCCGGCCGCCCCGCGCGTTCCTTCCCGCACACCGCCACGCCGCTGCGGCCGCCGCAGGGCAAAGCGCCGCCCGCCGGGCCGCACCCCGCCGCCAGGGGGAGCGCCGCCGAGCCCTGCCCCGCCGGGGGCTGCGCCGCCAACGGCACCCGCCGCGACTGCCACGGCCTGGAGTGCCGCCTGCCGCCCCGCCtgcggccccggccccgcggccccggcTGCTCCGCCGCCGCCGAGGGCTGCCCCGAGCCCGCCCTGCTCCGCGCCGCCGACAGAGCCGCTCAGTTCGCAGGAGACGACTTCGCCTACGCCGGGCCCGAGCTGGGCGGCGGCGCCCTGGGGGTGCAGCTCACCTGCGACGTGAAGCCAg gagaaaatgaagttcCATCTGAAGACGCCCTAATACTACAGCTTCACCTTGCAAAAGGTCATGAGAAATTTACTGAAATGCTAAAAAGCCAGCAGCAGATCATTGTAGATTTACAGCAGAAACTTGCTGAACAGCAACATGTATTGGTTAGCCAGCAACGGGAGATTCttgaacagcaaagaaaaatgtatgagCAAATGGATCTGATCAAAGTGCAGTATGGCATGCTTTTTGACACAGTGAAACAAATGTCATTTCAGAGTTTGCAAGAAGatattcaaaattattttgaaagtcaTCTTCAAGGACTTCAGAACCAG GACAGAGATGAATGCACTGAATCTCCAAGCATTTGTGGCGAGAGAATAAAATGCCTGAATACTCCAG GTGGCTTCCGATGCCTTGGAATTGCTGAGAAAGATGCAGCTCTGGGATTGTGTGGAGAAGAGTATTTCTTTAATAAGGAAATGCAAGAATGCCAAGCGTGTTTGAAATGTGAAGATGGAATGGTGGCCATGCCTTGTTCCACTGTTAGTGACACGGTTTGTTCAGCAACCAGTGAAAGCAAGCTATCAGAATCTTGGGCTGCAAACATCATTTTACCATCTGTGAAGTCTGGCATCTCTCAGGTCTACTCTGGCTTGAACTTGAAGATAAGGGAAAAGCTCCACTGTGACATCCTGTCCATTGAAGATCACAGCCTGATATTCAGGCAGCATGGTCTTTTGTGGACTGACCTAAATTTTGCAGTAAAACACAACTGCAGGAATTTTTTTCAACTTTCCTTGAAGCTAAATGGTAGTGAAGAAGGCTATGAACTGAGTGGTGTTCGCATTGAACagccagaaggaaaatatttccagagCACCAGTTTAAGCAGCGCTGCTGAGGTGGAGCCCAGCCAAACTCTTTCCGTGTTTTTGAGGAGCCCAAACCAATTCTGCAATCAGAGTAAAGACTTACATATTTATGATCTTAATAGCCCACTAAGTCTGTTCTGGTTGTCTCATGACACGGGTGCTGTGGCAATCAGTGCACACATGTCAACAGCAATGCATTACCAAACCAACTATCGACCTACATTTAAAATAGTTTCTGTTTCCGACCCTTACATGCTAAGTTTATCTCATGATGGCAGAGCTATAAAATTCACTGAAACAGGTGTTGTCAAATTTGTGTTGCACCAAGCATTGTATTCTATGGGTCACACTTGTGTCCGGGAGGGTTTCTCCTTAATTTCTTATATAAATAGGAATGGTACCAACAGAGAATtaatgaatgtatttaaatCTGGGGTAAATTACAGAGATACATCAATATCTGCTTCTGGAGCCACAAAAGTTGCTGCTGGAGATCTGATTAGCTTTGAGATACTCTCTCCTGCACAATGTAATGTTCGTTATTTCGGAGATAGTTCTGGGATTAGTATGTTTAGCCTTATCTGGATACCTTCAGCAGTTTCTAGTGCCATATCAGCCACAGTTTCTGTTACAGGACTGCCTACTGGAGCTGTGAGAAACAAATTACTGGATTTCACCCAGATCTCAGCCAATGAGAAACAGATACAGCTGGTTTCTTCTGGACAGCTTGCTCAGAAGTACTTCATTTTTACGGAAAAGGGAGTTGCCAGTCTTGCATTTAACTTAAAGCTAATCCATTCATGCAGTGTGCTCAAAGTGACTCTCAACCAGTTGACCATGGATCACATGCAACCCACCATAATTGCTCAGCAGATTGGAGGGCAGATGCCAGAGGGAAGCATATGGACCAGTGTGACCCTCCGTGCATCTTTTGAAGTGCATAATGGAACGCTGATATCAGTTTCTCTTGACTGTGTACGTGGAAGGATCAATCAGATCACTCATGAACATGGAACCAGTATATCTATTTTATGGATTTCATCTTAA